In the Chromobacterium sp. ATCC 53434 genome, ATACCTGCGCCGACAATGTCTGCATGAAGAGCATTTCTCCATCACAGGTCTTGAAAAAAGTTCAGTCGATACTGGAGATAGAGAACCAGGTTTGTAAATGAAACTTAAAACATTGAAATTTTTCGACAAGCTATTAGCAACAATAGTAAATCGACTTCCAACTAAAACCATGCGCCACCATGCGCCCTCCCCATCGCGGATACTAATTATCAAGTTGTCCGCCATGGGTGACGCTTTGTGCATGTTTCCCGCAGCTCGCCGGCTGGCCACCGTTTTCCCAGAAGCCCATATCGATTGGTTGACGACGAAGCGCAGCAATCCGGTCTATTTTTCCGCGCTACCATTTCTCAATAAAACCATCATTCTCTCGACATCGCTACGAGATATTTTCATATCCGGCGTTCGCATTCTTCTGTCGTTGAGAAGATATGATCTCATTATCGATTTTGATCAGTACTACCGTGTATCAGAATTGCTGTCTTATTTCGGTAAAATCAATGCAGGCTTTGATGCCCCGCTGAAGGGCTCGGCCTTCGCAATCAAGATTCCTTACGATCCCGGAATCAATGAAACCGACATGTTTCATCGCCTGATCGACCGTGTGCTGGCCGAGTATTCGGCCCCATCGACAGCGTCCTCCCGCTTCGATCTGCCGGAACTGCTGACCGGCTTCCAGCCATCGGAACGGTTGCGGGCAATCGCCGCCGACATCCGCTCCATCGGCTTGCCGGTGCTGGCCTTCTATCCCGGCTCAAGCCGCAACGCAGCCTTCCGCCGGCTCGATGCGGGAAAATACCTGCAAGTGATTGAAAGCCTGCGCAGCCGTTGCACCGTCGTCATTGCAGGCGGCCCGGACGAGGCCGAGCTGAAACCCGTCTTTCCCGCCTCTTCGGCGCAACTGTTCAACCTGATAGGAGAGTTGAGCTTGCTGGAATGGACTTGGCTATTTCACTCGGCCATCGACGTCTTCGTCGGCAACGACGGCGGGCTGCTGCATGTGGCTGAAAGCCAGTCCGTCCCGGTCGTCGGCATCTTCGGCCCCGCGCTGTACCGGAAATGGGGATCGGCCAATCCGAGGTCGATCGCCGTCGAAACCAGCCTGCCCTGCCGTCCCTGCCTGAAAAACTATCTCGGCATGGTTCCATCCCACTGCCAATTCGAAACCGTCAAATGCCTGGACGCGATAACAACGCAATCCATCGTCGACGCCGTCGACGCCGTTCTCGACAAAACCGCCGTTCCACATCCGTGACCACATCATGCGATTCCTGGCCCAACTGAACGCATTCCTTTTCCGGCGAGCCGGGCCCAGGCTCCGCGGACTGCTGTCCGGGCCGCTCCGTCAGGTCGCCTTTCATCGGCTGGGCCGCCACAACAAGATCTATGGCGGCGAAGCCATCTATGCCGGCCAACGGGTATGCATCGGCGACTTCTGCTGGATCGAGGCGGTCGTCCGCTACGGCGCGCAGTCGTTCCAGCCCGCCATCGTGCTGCGCGACGGCGTGATGATATCGGACATGACCCATATCAGCGCCGTCTCGCGAATCGAGATAGGCCGGAATTGC is a window encoding:
- a CDS encoding glycosyltransferase family 9 protein — translated: MKLKTLKFFDKLLATIVNRLPTKTMRHHAPSPSRILIIKLSAMGDALCMFPAARRLATVFPEAHIDWLTTKRSNPVYFSALPFLNKTIILSTSLRDIFISGVRILLSLRRYDLIIDFDQYYRVSELLSYFGKINAGFDAPLKGSAFAIKIPYDPGINETDMFHRLIDRVLAEYSAPSTASSRFDLPELLTGFQPSERLRAIAADIRSIGLPVLAFYPGSSRNAAFRRLDAGKYLQVIESLRSRCTVVIAGGPDEAELKPVFPASSAQLFNLIGELSLLEWTWLFHSAIDVFVGNDGGLLHVAESQSVPVVGIFGPALYRKWGSANPRSIAVETSLPCRPCLKNYLGMVPSHCQFETVKCLDAITTQSIVDAVDAVLDKTAVPHP
- a CDS encoding acetyltransferase encodes the protein MRFLAQLNAFLFRRAGPRLRGLLSGPLRQVAFHRLGRHNKIYGGEAIYAGQRVCIGDFCWIEAVVRYGAQSFQPAIVLRDGVMISDMTHISAVSRIEIGRNCLLGSKIYIGDHSHGTARLTADSCRTPPGRRPLDDIAEIAIGDDCWIGDGAVILAGSRIAAGSIVAANAVVKLQTDKPALIAGNPAKVVRYFE